CTTTCTCAGGTGACGCTGTATTCATCCGGGCGTCCTTCTCCGGCGCCGCCGGGTTCGAGGAGGCGTCCTTCTGCGGCGATGCCTGGTTCGCTGGGGCATCCTTCTCCGGCGACGCCTGTTTCGGTGGGGCGTCCTTCTCCCGCAAGGCCCGGTTCGACCAGGCGTCCTTCTCCGGCGACGCACAGTTCAGTGCAGTGTCCTTCTCAGGCGACGCCGACTTCGCCAAGGCGGCCTTTTCCGGCGACGCACGGTTCAATGACGTGTCCTTCTCAGGCGACGCCGACTTCGCCAGGGCGGCTTTCTCCAGGGACGCGGGATTCGGCCAGGCGGCCTTCTCCGGGGAGGCCCGTTTCTACGAGGCGTCCTTCACCGGCGAGGCCTGGTTCGGCGGGGCTTCCTTCTCCGGCGATGCCGCCGGATTCAGCCAGGCGACGTTCTCCGGCGACGCATGGTTCCGCGAGGCGTCCTTCTCCGGCCACGCCCTTTTCATCCAGGCTTCCTTCTGCGGTGACGCCGCATTCGGGGACGTCTCCTTCTCCGGCCAGATCTGGTTCGAGGGGGCGACCTTCGCCGGCGGTGCCCGGTTCGAGAAGACGCGCTTCGAAGCGGCGTCGCACCTTGGGCCGCTGGTGTGCGCTGCACAGGTCGTGCTGGACGCTGCGGTGTTCCAGCAGCCGGTGACGCTGGAGATCGCCGCCCGGCAGGTGAGCTGTGCGCGCACCCAGTGGGCATCGACCGCTACAGTGCACCTGCGCTACGCCGGCCTGGATCTGAAAGACGCGATCCTCGAGTACCCGGTGCTGGTCGCAGCCCGCCCCACCCCTTTCCCCCAGACCCGCTCGGCTGACTCGTTGCCGGAAACAGAGTTGTCCGGACTGGAGCCGGGCGTGCGACTGGAGTCGCTGGGCGGGGTGGATGCCGCGCACCTGGCTCTGCACGATGTCGACCTGAGCGGGTGCCGGTTCGCCGGCGCCATTCACCTCGATCAGCTGAAGGTTGACGGTTGGTGCACCTTCGCCACCGCCCCCACCGGGTGGAGCTGGCGCTTCCCTTGGCGGTGGAGCAGGCGCAGCACGCTGGCCGAGGAGCACCACTGGCGGGTACGCGCCGCTCGGCTCCCCGAACGGGCCGCCGCCCTGGGCTGGTCCGCCCCGCCGCAGGACGCTCCCGCCTTGAGGCCGGCAGCGGTGGCGGCGCTGTACCGGCAACTGCGCAAGTCGCTGGAGGACGGCAAGAATGAGCCGGACGCCGCCGACTTCTACTACAGCGAGTGCGAGATGCGCCGCCACGACACCACCCGCCCTCGGGGTGAGCGTGTACTGCTGACCGCCTACTGGGCGCTGTCGGGTTATGGGCTGCGCGCCATCCGCGCACTGGCCTGGCTGGGGGCGGCCATGGCCGTAACTGTCGCGATGATGATGCTGTGGGGCCTGCCTGCCGACGATGCGAAGCCCACCATCACGGGCCGACAGGTCGCCGTCGGGCAGGAGGTCGTCCTCACCACCGCCACCCCCGACCCGGTCAACCCCACCGGTCCACTGACCGAACGCCTCACCACCGAACGGTTCGAGAAGGCACTGCGGGTGGTGATCAACTCGGTGATCTTCCGGTCCTCCGGCCAGGATCTCACCACCACCGGAACCTACACCGAGATGACCTCCCGGCTGGCCGAACCCGTCCTCCTCGGCCTCGCCGTCCTCGCCGTCCGCGGCCGCGTCAAACGCTGACCACCACCCACACGGCAGCGGGGAACACGCTACGGCCTGCGGGCAGTGCACCTGGCGGGAGCAGATGGAGTCGGTGGCGTACGGGCTGTGGCCACACGCCCC
Above is a genomic segment from Streptomyces glaucescens containing:
- a CDS encoding pentapeptide repeat-containing protein, with the translated sequence MTSAAPEPPSCTPPPPWQHCGHGATAADPVGCRGIHVGSHTACLAHLNEADRAAYLAALSPGSDLDHRATPFTSELLVQLLGALRDPSTGRPHIGDARFSEASFSRGADFAEASFSGDVQFDKAAFSGDTTFQDASFSGDAVFIRASFSGAAGFEEASFCGDAWFAGASFSGDACFGGASFSRKARFDQASFSGDAQFSAVSFSGDADFAKAAFSGDARFNDVSFSGDADFARAAFSRDAGFGQAAFSGEARFYEASFTGEAWFGGASFSGDAAGFSQATFSGDAWFREASFSGHALFIQASFCGDAAFGDVSFSGQIWFEGATFAGGARFEKTRFEAASHLGPLVCAAQVVLDAAVFQQPVTLEIAARQVSCARTQWASTATVHLRYAGLDLKDAILEYPVLVAARPTPFPQTRSADSLPETELSGLEPGVRLESLGGVDAAHLALHDVDLSGCRFAGAIHLDQLKVDGWCTFATAPTGWSWRFPWRWSRRSTLAEEHHWRVRAARLPERAAALGWSAPPQDAPALRPAAVAALYRQLRKSLEDGKNEPDAADFYYSECEMRRHDTTRPRGERVLLTAYWALSGYGLRAIRALAWLGAAMAVTVAMMMLWGLPADDAKPTITGRQVAVGQEVVLTTATPDPVNPTGPLTERLTTERFEKALRVVINSVIFRSSGQDLTTTGTYTEMTSRLAEPVLLGLAVLAVRGRVKR